A stretch of the Acyrthosiphon pisum isolate AL4f chromosome A2, pea_aphid_22Mar2018_4r6ur, whole genome shotgun sequence genome encodes the following:
- the LOC100166567 gene encoding sphingosine-1-phosphate phosphatase 2 yields the protein MDTVKECVDYFKDPELVARFQRSFGVVRYSSSDNGVTVPSLDNGESKTSNGNALRKSNDVNHTITNKFWYYLFLFGTYLGDEIGYAIVIPFLIWNIDSAVARKMVLVWAAIMYIGQSIKDIVQWPRPECPPVIRLQTKWSIEYGMPSTHAMISIALPFSVLYFISNRYQINFSIGIIVVFLWCMLISLSRLYLGMHTVLDVIAGLVLATILLIPFVPLADVLDRYLMYNEWTPLILIVVTVCLVIIYPTSDQWTPTKGDTTIILGTFAGILTGGWLIVTLDIQDDYRVMNPMNNPISWPSIYDLGLIVIRSGLGYCCIVLLFLIIKYTLCVVDKILIKSGMRIFDDALNRHIPLLDITYKYLTFYLVSFNIIVLIPMLQKLLSMSRQSFYHEAK from the exons ATGGATACCGTCAAGGAATGCGTTGACTACTTTAAAGACCCTGAACTGGTCGCCCGTTTTCAAAGGTCTTTTGGAGTGGTGCGGTATAGCTCGTCGGACAACGGTGTTACCGTTCCGTCGCTGGACAATGGTGAGTCCAAGACCAGCAATGGCAATGCGCTGCGCAAGTCAAACGACGTCAATCACACCATCACTAACAAGTTTTGGTATTACTTGTTTTTGTTCGGCACATACCTCGGTGACGAAATTGGATATGCCATCGTCATACCATTCCTGATATGGAACATAGACTCGGCCGTTGCTAGGAAAATGGTCCTCGTCTGGGCAGCCATTATGTacattg GTCAATCCATTAAAGACATAGTACAGTGGCCGAGACCGGAATGTCCTCCGGTTATTAGACTACAAACTAAATGGTCTATTGAATATGGAATGCCTTCGACCCATGCTATGATTAGTATTGCATTACCattttctgttttatatttcatttcgaATCGATATCAA atcAACTTCAGCATTGGTATCATAGTAGTATTTCTATGGTGCATGTTAATTTCGCTTAGTCGTTTGTATTTGGGCATGCACACAGTTTTG GATGTGATTGCTGGCCTGGTATTAGCTACTATTTTGTTGATTCCATTTGTACCATTGGCTGATGTTTTAGACCGTTATCTTATGTATAATGAATGGACACCATTGATACTTATTGTTGTTACTGTGTGCTTAGTAATCATTTACCCAACTAGTGATCAGTGGACGCCTaccaa gGGTGATACAACTATAATTTTAGGAACTTTTGCAGGTATACTGACTGGAGGTTGGTTGATAGTCACATTAGATATACAAGATGATTATCGTGTTATGAACCCAATGAATAATCCAATCAGTTGGCCTTCAATTTATGatttag gTTTGATTGTGATCAGAAGTGGTTTGGGCTATTGTTGCATAGTCttgttattcttaattattaagtacACTCTGTGTGttgtagataaaatattaattaaaagtggTATGAGAATATTTGATGATGCACTGAATAGGCATATTCCTCTATTAGATATTACTTACAAGTATTTGACATTTTACTTGgtatcttttaatattatagttttgataCCAATGTTGCAAAAATTGTTATCTATGTCAAGACAGTCATTTTACCATGAAGCTAAGTAG
- the Pole3 gene encoding DNA polymerase epsilon subunit 3 produces the protein MAERLEDLNLPVTAITRIAKEVLPANIIVSKEAKTALARAASVFILYVSNQATTIATSRNKKTISAQDVLEALAQVDFECLIEPLQQLLEDFKSTKQQKKDTKKPTPNKNADDADVVDLVDDDLEL, from the exons ATGGCCGAACGTCTTGAAGATTTAAATTTACCAGTGACGGCGATCACCCGTATAGCTAAGGAAGTGTTGCCGGCCAACATCATCGTATCGAAAGAAGCTAAGACTGCATTAGCCAGAGCAGCATCCGTGTTCATTTTGTACGTGAGCAATCAGGCCACCACAATCGCAACGAGCAGGAACAAGAAGACAATCAGTGCCCAAGACGTGCTGGAAGCGTTGGCCCAAGTCGATTTTGAATGTCTGATTGAACCCTTACAGCAACTGTTGGAAG ATTTCAAGTCGACAAAACAACAAAAGAAGGATACTAAAAAACCCACACCCAACAAAAATGCAGACGATGCAGACGTGGTTGATTTGGTGGATGATGATTTGGAGTTGtga
- the LOC100165734 gene encoding E3 ubiquitin-protein ligase LRSAM1 has protein sequence MSFFSIFSKNNNSSSNTPNKQSKNILSRMVDQDLVLQEKLEKLEKQKNLRKQNLLNEEKNIKESEENKIRLLQKNSNNDKLIQFLLTDEETTNKLVSSVQKDNLLKHKQFLNHLKDVEKTSKELINNTLNLSQSFQMNYYEKYSKCDKIKHINHDDELKIRKTDKEFTLKVEQIIEEVNMQRCLLVNKLSNNNSYEMEKLTNLLNTSNCYRQVLKEHLKSMYNQLKYLTAVELQKQNSQLNKQINNLCNERITITKLLVDFIDKKNQNQKCLIQELEAQNVEFDTTTKWLSQYSKLVNDMPSELTFSKNTIDPTLLHRVCTAGGGHLLLFILENDLILPLTKEYLAKMGVNSCDDQAILINTLNYFPIPSAPTENEFSPSAPFLEEVECIICMETKFDVLFIPCGHLCCCWKCAEQISLCPMCRTEILHKFDVKNIT, from the exons ATGAGTTTTTTTTCGatat tttcaaagaataataatagcTCTTCAAATACACCAAATAAACAATCAAAGAATATACTATCAAGAATGGTTGATCAAGACTTAGTATTACAG gaaaaattagaaaaattagaaaaacaaaaa AATTTAAGAAAACAGAATCTTCtcaatgaagaaaaaaatattaaagaatctgaagaaaataaaattcgTCTTCTTCAGAAAAATAGCAAcaatgataaa ctgattcaatttttattaaccGATGAAGAAACTACCAATAAGTTAGTGTCTTCAGTTCAAAAGGATAATCTACtaaaacacaaacaatttttgaatcATTTAAAAGATG tcgaaaaaacatcaaaagaattaataaacaatactcTTAACTTAAGCCAATCATTtcaaatgaattattatgaaaagtatagtaaatgtgataaaattaaacatatcaaTCAtgatgatgaattaaaaataagaaa AACTGACAAAGAATTTACATTAAAAGTTGAACAAATAATTGAAGAAGTAAATATGCAACGTTGTTTACttgtaaataaattgtcaaataataattcatatgaaATGGAAAAATTAACTAATCTTCTCAATACAAGCAATTGTTACCGTCAAGTTCTAAAAGAACATTTGAAGTCTATGTATAATCAGCTCAAATATTTAACTGCTGTTGAATTACAAAAGCAAAACTCTCAGCTCAATAAGCAAATA aataatTTATGCAATGAAAgaattacaattacaaaattgCTTGtggattttattgataaaaaaaaccaaaatcaaaaatgtttaattcaagAATTAGAAGCTCAAAATGTTGAATTT gatACAACTACAAAATGGTTATCACAGTATTCAAAACTGGTTAATGATATGCCATCTGAGTTAACATTTTCCAAGAACACAATTGACCCAACATTATTACACAGGGTTTGTACAGCTGGTGGTGGTCATcttctgttatttattttggaaaacgATCTGATATTACCATTGACAAAAGAATATCTTGCaaaa atgGGTGTTAATAGCTGTGATGATCAAGcaatactaataaatacattaaattattttcctatACCGTCTGCTCCAACCGAAAATGAGTTTTCTCCATCGGCTCCATTTTTAGAGGAAGTTGAATGTATTATCTGCATGGaaacaaaa tttgatgtTTTGTTTATTCCTTGTGGACACTTGTGTTGCTGTTGGAAGTGTGCAGAACAAATATCATTGTGCCCTATGTGCAGAACtgaaattttacataaatttgatgttaaaaatataacctGA